The following proteins are encoded in a genomic region of Canis lupus familiaris isolate Mischka breed German Shepherd chromosome 6, alternate assembly UU_Cfam_GSD_1.0, whole genome shotgun sequence:
- the ABHD11 gene encoding protein ABHD11, whose amino-acid sequence MLRWARAWRLPVRALGPCNLSFSGVPVAHSSSGRSGAEPRSVLLSYKLLDGEAARPALVFLHGLFGSKTNFNSIAKALAQQTGRRVLTVDARNHGDSPHSPEMSYEAMSQDLQDLLPQLGLVPCVLIGHSMGGKTAMLLALQRPELVERLIAVDISPVETTSSSDFPSYMAAMRAVDIPDEVSRSSARKLADEQLSTVIQDMAERQFLLTNLVEVDGRFVWRVNLEALAQHVDKILAFPPRQESYLGPTLFLLGGNSQYVHPSHHAEIRRLFPQAQMQTVPNAGHWIHADCPQDFVAAIRGFLA is encoded by the exons ATGCTCCGCTGGGCCCGCGCTTGGAGGCTCCCCGTCAGGGCGCTCGGCCCATGCAACCTCAGCTTCTCCGGGGTGCCCGTCGCACACAGCAGCAGCGGCCGAAGCGGCGCCGAGCCGAG GTCGGTGCTGCTTTCCTACAAGCTTCTGGACGGAGAGGCGGCTCGCCCGGCCCTCGTGTTTCTGCACGGGCTCTTCGGCTCCAAAACCAACTTCAACTCCATCGCCAAGGCCCTGGCCCAGCAGACCGGCCGGAGA GTGCTTACAGTGGATGCTCGGAACCATGGTGACAGCCCCCACAGCCCAGAAATGAGCTACGAGGCCATGAGCCAGGACCTGCAGGACCTCCTGCCCCAGCTGGGCCTAGTGCCCTGCGTCCTCATTGGCCACAGCATGGGAGGCAAGACAGCCATGCTGCTGGCACTCCAGAGG CCAGAGTTGGTGGAACGCCTGATTGCCGTGGACATCAGCCCAGTGGAGACCACATCCAGCTCGGACTTCCCATCCTACATGGCAGCCATGAGGGCCGTAGACATCCCAGATGAGGTGTCCCGCTCCTCTGCCCGAAAACTGGCCGATGAGCAGCTCAGCACTGTTATCCAA gACATGGCTGAGCGTCAGTTCCTGCTCACCAACCTGGTGGAGGTGGATGGGCGCTTCGTGTGGAGGGTGAACTTGGAGGCACTGGCTCAACATGTGGACAAGATCTTGGCTTTCCCACCACGACAAGAATCTTACCTTGGACCAACCCTCTTCCTCCTGGGTGGAAACTCTCAATATGTGCA CCCCAGCCACCATGCCGAGATTAGGCGGCTCTTCCCTCAAGCCCAGATGCAGACTGTGCCCAATGCTGGCCACTGGATCCATGCTGACTGCCCACAGGACTTTGTGGCTGCCATCCGAGGCTTCCTGGCATAG
- the LOC102151316 gene encoding BICD family-like cargo adapter 1, which yields MGGWGKPQLPEGSRIQEGRQGPGQPVEGGAYKGVPSPEGRAKGYVVRLPHPTDKSPSHQATLSVWGPRGNPEFQVAGALGDIQTEPSLDQVLQERDEAIAKKQAMEAELDSCRAKLQAVEAQLLEVLEEKLRLRQEVEAWEEDMHQMVRQRVESQLQRESQCTLGAPVNPQTARALQVRFPLGRWGRWR from the exons ATGGGGGGCTGGG ggaagcctcaGCTTCCAGAGGGTTCCAGGATCCAGGAGGGGAGGCAAGGGCCTGGCCAGCCAGTTGAGGGCGGAGCCTACAAGGGAGTGCCTAGCCCGGAAGGGAGGGCAAAGGGCTATGTTGTCCGCCTGCCCCACCCCACTGACAAGAGTCCCAGTCACCAGGCCACCCTCTCTGTCTGGGGCCCTAGAGGG AACCCAGAATTCCAAGTTGCTGGAGCACTGGGGGACATCCAGACAGAGCCCTCACTGGACCAGGTCCTCCAGGAGCGGGATGAAGCCATTGCCAA GAAGCAGGCAATGGAGGCTGAGCTGGACTCATGCAGAGCCAAGTTGCAAGCTGTGGAGGCCCAGCTGCTGGAGGTCctggaggagaaactgaggctgaggcaGGAGGTGGAAGCCTGGGAG GAGGACATGCATCAAATGGTGAGGCAGCGGGTCGAGAGTCAGCTGCAGAGAGAGTCCCAGTGCACTCTGGGTGCCCCCGTGAACCCCCAAACTGCCAGGGCCCTGCAGGTCCGATTCCCCCTGGGTCGGTGGGGACGCTGGCGGTAA